Proteins encoded together in one Procambarus clarkii isolate CNS0578487 chromosome 11, FALCON_Pclarkii_2.0, whole genome shotgun sequence window:
- the LOC138363688 gene encoding probable inactive protein kinase DDB_G0270444 produces the protein MVTLQYESKYESKYESKYESKYESKYEYKYESKYEYKYEYKYESKYESKYESKYEYKYESKYEYKYESKYEYKYESKYEYKYESKYESKYESKYESKYESKYESKYEYKYEYKYEYKYE, from the exons ATGGTTACActccaa TATGAATCCAAGTATGAATCCAAGTATGAATCCAAGTATGAATCCAAGTATGAATCCAAGTATGAATACAAGTATGAATCCAAGTATGAATACAAGTATGAATACAAGTATGAATCCAAGTATGAATCCAAGTATGAATCCAAGTATGAATACAAGTATGAATCCAAGTATGAATACAAGTATGAATCCAAGTATGAATACAAGTATGAATCCAAGTATGAATACAAGTATGAATCCAAGTATGAATCCAAGTATGAATCCAAGTATGAATCCAAGTATGAATCCAAGTATGAATCCAAGTATGAATACAAGTATGAATACAAGTATGAATACAAGTATGAATAG